The segment ACATAATTTTTAACAAACTatatggaccatttttgcagttttgtaaAAGAAAATCATCGTCGtcgtttttcttctttcttcttcgaACTCGGAGAACGCAACGTAAAACCCTAACCACTAATTGCTTCTCTGCATTCTCGCTCTCGCACTGCTTACAGTTTTCTTTCCCCGCCACGCCCCACACTCTCGGCTCTCGACGATCAGGTAACTCTTCTTTCCTATGGACTTCTCTCCACTTTTCCATGTATAAACCAGTTCCAGTTGTCGCTTCTTCTTTAATCCTCCCGCCGGAATGATAGAGACTCATATTTTTACATTCTTTACACTAATTTTTCATTGTGCATGCTCCGCTTAATCTCATATACCTTGCAAACATTAATGTTCTCAGCTGGTTGACAGAGCCTTTCAGAGTTGGGGTCATGAAGAAGTGTCAGATACGGTGAATAACATATTGTTATGAAGCAACATTGGATGGTTAGGgcactctcaaaaaccctaaccctgTTTCCAATTTCCTTTTCTTCCTCTCGGGCTTGCTCCTCCCATTCTTCGAGTTTTGCTATAAAAAATGTCACCAAATCCAACTTCGATTCGTCTCTCTCTGATCTTCGTCGTCACGTACGAGACTCTGATTTCGTGTCAATTGACTTAGAAATGACTGGAGTCACGAGCGCTCCTTGGAGGGAGTCGTTTGAGTTTGACAGATATGATGTTCGTTATCTCAAGGTAAAGGACTCCGCTGAGAAGTTTGCTGTTGTTCAGTTTGGAGTTTGTACCTTCCGATGGGACCCAACCAAGCAGTCCTTCATTGCCCACCCGTTAGTCTTTTCCTTTGCCTTCCTTTAAGTTCCCCTTTTGTTTTTGTATAATACTGTATGTACAGTTTTTTATGAATCCATCCATGATCAAGCTTTTTGTAGCTGTAGTATATGTCTAACTGTATGTGTTCTATGGACAGGCACAACTTTTACATATTTCCAAGGCAAGAAGTTGGAGGTGATGCTAGATCTTATGAGTTCCTGTGCCAGACATCCTCAATTGATTTCTTGGCAAAGTACCAATTTGATTTCAATGTGTGTGTAAAAGAAGGTACCTTATCCCTTAGATTATAAATCCTTTGTGAAGTTTATCCGAGTCTCTTTTTTGAGCTTTTACAACTTTGGATAAATTCAGGAATATCTTATTTATCCAGAGAACTAGAAGATGAAGCTAGATCGCAATTACATTCAGCACATGAAGATGAATTACCAGAGTCACCATGTGCAATGAAAGCAATTAAAGATGTCCCACTTGTCAGAATGGCAGATATTCTTTTTGTTGAGAGAATGAAAAACAAACTCAATGAATGGCATGATGACCTGTTACAGGTTAGAAATGGAGGGTCAAGCAGGATTGTTAAAGACTCTAATGCTTCAATTGATCAATTTGAGACCATCTTCTTTAGGATGCGACCAGCTATCAAACTTAATGGATTTACTTCCCGCCAACTAAGGTTGATTAAGTcggtaatgttttttttttggttaatatATAGTCTTGAAAAGTAATTTGGTCATGTTTTCTACTTGTTATCAGTTTGTGTGTTTGCACCAAATAATTTCGACATTCAGTGTTGTAATTTTTGTGGGATACAATGCAGATTGTAGAAAAGAGCTTCAAGGATTTAGCTTACATCCGTGTAAATGGTGATTCATGTTCTCAACAAATTATTGTCTACATAGACTCCAGACGGGACCTAGAGTTGCTTATGGTAAAATTCAAGCATTCATCTTAACGACTTAAAGGGGCTATTTTTTCTTCATTAAGTTCTATATGGGTACAGTGGCTGAGTGGTTTATGATGTCTGTCTGGAATCTGGATAAAGTTTTGTGTAACATAAGATCCTTTTCTTTCCTAGACTGGATACATTCCAAAAAACGAATTTCACTGTATTATTCATCAATTTTAACAGGAGAGGTATTGGGAGGATAAACGCTGAAAAGGCAAATAGGTAAAAGGTttttggcttaacccattaagtcatgATTCTATACAGGTTAAGTAAAAGAGAAACAACCATGTATAGCTCTGGTGTCCAGATTAAGTGCTTAACCCATCAAGCTCATTAAGTCAAAAATGAAACAACCCCTTAATCTTGTTGCTTTTATTTCAAATATACAATTCAAACATTCCAATCACATACTACAATAAATTAGTATATCTTCTAAATGTTTATATATGATATGCAGAAAGAGGTAAAAGAAAGTCTCTGTAAGGAATCAGAGATGAAAATTGGAGCTGCCATTGGGTTCCGCCATGTAATTGACCTCCTTTCCTCTGAGCAAAAGCTAATTGTTGGACACAATTGCTTTCTTGGTAGGAATTCATTCAATTTCTATACCCCACTTATTTTCTGCCTTTGCTATCACTTATATTATATCATATGAAAACAGATATTGCACATGTTTGTAGAAAGTTCTTGGGTCCTCTTCCTTCAAATCTTGAAGAATATGTAACCCTAGTTCATAAAAACTTCCCTTACATAATCGATACAAAGATCCTTCTGAATGCAAGTAATATTTTGCAATTAAAGATGAAGAAAAGTAGCACATCACTCCCCAAAGCTTTTGCCATCATCTGTCCACATATTGCTTCTGCTTCTGGATTGGCTCATACCTCTTCTGTTGCAGTGGAGGTTCAAGTTGATGATATGCGgtatgtttctttttttttctttaaaacttaAGGACGATTCCAAATGTTGGACTGAATTTGAAATTTTGTGTATACCCGTTTTTGTATTATTATAAATTTGCAGGTAGGTAGGTAGgtatattatattaatttaagAATATGTTATGTTGAATATTTATTTTTGTAAATGTAGATCATCAAACTGGAACTCAGGAGCTAAACATGAGGCTGGTTACGATGCTTTCATGACAGGCTGCATTTTTGCTCAATCATGCAAACATCTTGACATCGATTTCACCAATTCTCATTCTTCAAATCTAAATCTAAATCTAATCAAACAAAACAAGCTTCACAACTACATCAATCTTCTATACCTCAGCTGGAGCAGTGGAGACATAGTCAACTTAAATACCGCTCAAACCACAACAGAATCTTCAGTTtttaaaatccaacaacccaaaaTTCCCTTTCAAAACATCGCCTTAATATGGGGGTTCTCATCGAAACTCAAGGCAAGGGCAATAAAGGAAATTTTGTGTAAAGTTTTTGGGTTGACTTCCGTTACATCCGTCTACCATTTGGATAAGACTGCTGTGTTTGTCCAGTTTAGCAACCCCGAATTGGTTTCTGAATTTTTGGAAATGAAATCGAGtttagagaagaagaagaatgatgCAATTTACGTTTTCCACCCGCTTTCAGAGCTTCTAGAAGGCGGACACACATGTGCTGCTTCTTATGAGGCTTACAAACAAATCTGTGGATCGCCTGTTTCTAAAGTCTTGTTTGCTGATCAAGCTGAAGCAGTTGGTGTTAAGGTTGAGACCATAAAGGCTCAACAAAGTGTTTGTTTTCATAATTTGGATACCAAAAAACAAATAAACTGTCAATCAGGTTTTCCTAAAGGAGAGATGCTAGATGTTGTCTCCTGCTGAGACTCTTATAGGCAACCAACTAAGTTTGTGAAATCTTGTATTTTTTTCCTTTCCTAAAAAGAGATTAATATTATTACCAGCTTTAATTTTTGTAGCAAATTTTTATAATATATGCCGCCTTGTTAGTTTCTCATATCCAACCAGGTTTGTATAAATAACAacctaaaaagtttaaaaaataagCTTACTTGTATCATACAAAACATAGCCTTAGCACAATTTATTGAACTTTAAAAAGTTCAATATATCATTTCACTTTTTATTCAATTTTGGTCTTTAATATCTACAATCCATTAAACCCTACAAAGTATAATGACTTTTCCATATCATCACCATCATATTTTTAAACACAACTATTTAAGAATTAagaatttttaatttaaaaataaaagatataataattaaaaaaatacaatacttaaaaatacatttatttaaaaACTATGAAACCTAAAACATACAATATGTAAAGATACactaattaaaaaaaagttatctACAATTATGTTTTATCTTAACCTCTTAACAATATTTCTTTTGAATGTCTCATCCCAACTATAAACTCTGACATGGTGTTTGGATCAGAAAAAAAACGAATGTAATATTTCAATCAAAGTTAGTTTGTAACAAATTTGTGATTAATATATTTTCATTTTCgcgagtttttatttttaaacatttCATTGGATTTATTGAttgaaaaaatatgataaattatATAATACAATACCCAAAAAGATGATATAATTTCACTTATGGTCTAATTAGaataaaaagaaaatcaaatacaaaaataatacaaaattaAATGTGATTATATTgatttttggtttgaaatttaattGAAACATAATAACATTAATTCCCTCCAATTTCATTGAAGCATTCTATCGATCAACTCTCTTCGTGTCATCATCTACAATCCATTCAACTCCTATTCAATTATAATCAATATCTATTCAACTACTATGAAGCTCTCGTTACGGACCCTCTTATAGTTATCACAAAGTAAAACATTCATATTTTGGTATTATTGTATATACATCTGGATTTTGTTATTCATATAAATAATCATTTGGCCCATCATATATCAAACATGTCAAGTAAAATTTGATTTCTCATCCCAAACACCATTACGTTAATTGTATTTTTTAGATGGAGTGAATTGTTGTCACTTTAACGGACAAAATTATATCAAAATATTAGGCTGTTCTATATTTTACGACgacgttttatttattttttgtttttcaatgCCATATAATTATTCCTAAACAAGCCTTTCAAATTAAGTATGAGTTTAAATATCTTTTTGTTAATTAAAGAAAACCTTATGTTGAAGTTATATATATGATGACGTCTCCTAAATTAAGCAGAAAATATAAGTTGACTTTTAAGCCAAAAATTTCACAACCGCGTAGGTCATCGACGACTAGCTAGATTAGATTGTTCCCTAATCAACACACACATGCATGCACCCGCCCCCATGGAattaagctagctttttgaaacaGTGAATGATCGCACCTGATTCCATGGGTCAACCCCGGCCCCTCCCCcacaacacatacacacacagagAGGCACCCTATATAACATCCAAAAGCTCCATGTTTTTTTACAGAACATTAAAGCAGAATCAAGTCTCTTATTAATTAAAGACCTTCTGATCTCTCTCTTCTCTATCAAATTCAATACAATGTCGAAAATCATCAGAGTACTCTTCATGGTGGTCGTTTCCATGGCCATAACCATCGTCCTCATCACTATCGCCTCTATTGGTGACAACCACGAAACCTCACTTCCCAAATCACTGGTCGTGAAACCGTTTCCGAAGAGGGTAAGTCGTTTCCTAGCGGAAAACAAAAACCCTAGAGCTGCTGCAGACCACTGCAAGAAAGATGACGAGATTTGCTACATCTTAGAAGGCAAAAACTCGACTTGCTGCAACAACAAGTGTATGGATTTGAGCGACGATAAACACAACTGTGGAGCATGCAAGAACAAGTGCAAGTTTACCAGCTCGTGTTGTGGAGGAGAGTGCGTGAATTTGGCTTATGACAAGCGGCATTGTGGGTCGTGTGGTAACAAGTGCATGCCTGGTGGTTATTGCATATATGGAC is part of the Lactuca sativa cultivar Salinas chromosome 7, Lsat_Salinas_v11, whole genome shotgun sequence genome and harbors:
- the LOC111907968 gene encoding poly(A)-specific ribonuclease PARN isoform X1; protein product: MKQHWMVRALSKTLTLFPISFSSSRACSSHSSSFAIKNVTKSNFDSSLSDLRRHVRDSDFVSIDLEMTGVTSAPWRESFEFDRYDVRYLKVKDSAEKFAVVQFGVCTFRWDPTKQSFIAHPHNFYIFPRQEVGGDARSYEFLCQTSSIDFLAKYQFDFNVCVKEGISYLSRELEDEARSQLHSAHEDELPESPCAMKAIKDVPLVRMADILFVERMKNKLNEWHDDLLQVRNGGSSRIVKDSNASIDQFETIFFRMRPAIKLNGFTSRQLRLIKSIVEKSFKDLAYIRVNGDSCSQQIIVYIDSRRDLELLMKEVKESLCKESEMKIGAAIGFRHVIDLLSSEQKLIVGHNCFLDIAHVCRKFLGPLPSNLEEYVTLVHKNFPYIIDTKILLNASNILQLKMKKSSTSLPKAFAIICPHIASASGLAHTSSVAVEVQVDDMRSSNWNSGAKHEAGYDAFMTGCIFAQSCKHLDIDFTNSHSSNLNLNLIKQNKLHNYINLLYLSWSSGDIVNLNTAQTTTESSVFKIQQPKIPFQNIALIWGFSSKLKARAIKEILCKVFGLTSVTSVYHLDKTAVFVQFSNPELVSEFLEMKSSLEKKKNDAIYVFHPLSELLEGGHTCAASYEAYKQICGSPVSKVLFADQAEAVGVKVETIKAQQSVCFHNLDTKKQINCQSGFPKGEMLDVVSC
- the LOC111907968 gene encoding poly(A)-specific ribonuclease PARN isoform X2, with the translated sequence MKAIKDVPLVRMADILFVERMKNKLNEWHDDLLQVRNGGSSRIVKDSNASIDQFETIFFRMRPAIKLNGFTSRQLRLIKSIVEKSFKDLAYIRVNGDSCSQQIIVYIDSRRDLELLMKEVKESLCKESEMKIGAAIGFRHVIDLLSSEQKLIVGHNCFLDIAHVCRKFLGPLPSNLEEYVTLVHKNFPYIIDTKILLNASNILQLKMKKSSTSLPKAFAIICPHIASASGLAHTSSVAVEVQVDDMRSSNWNSGAKHEAGYDAFMTGCIFAQSCKHLDIDFTNSHSSNLNLNLIKQNKLHNYINLLYLSWSSGDIVNLNTAQTTTESSVFKIQQPKIPFQNIALIWGFSSKLKARAIKEILCKVFGLTSVTSVYHLDKTAVFVQFSNPELVSEFLEMKSSLEKKKNDAIYVFHPLSELLEGGHTCAASYEAYKQICGSPVSKVLFADQAEAVGVKVETIKAQQSVCFHNLDTKKQINCQSGFPKGEMLDVVSC
- the LOC111907968 gene encoding poly(A)-specific ribonuclease PARN isoform X3, with protein sequence MKEVKESLCKESEMKIGAAIGFRHVIDLLSSEQKLIVGHNCFLDIAHVCRKFLGPLPSNLEEYVTLVHKNFPYIIDTKILLNASNILQLKMKKSSTSLPKAFAIICPHIASASGLAHTSSVAVEVQVDDMRSSNWNSGAKHEAGYDAFMTGCIFAQSCKHLDIDFTNSHSSNLNLNLIKQNKLHNYINLLYLSWSSGDIVNLNTAQTTTESSVFKIQQPKIPFQNIALIWGFSSKLKARAIKEILCKVFGLTSVTSVYHLDKTAVFVQFSNPELVSEFLEMKSSLEKKKNDAIYVFHPLSELLEGGHTCAASYEAYKQICGSPVSKVLFADQAEAVGVKVETIKAQQSVCFHNLDTKKQINCQSGFPKGEMLDVVSC
- the LOC111907961 gene encoding stigma-specific STIG1-like protein 3, yielding MSKIIRVLFMVVVSMAITIVLITIASIGDNHETSLPKSLVVKPFPKRVSRFLAENKNPRAAADHCKKDDEICYILEGKNSTCCNNKCMDLSDDKHNCGACKNKCKFTSSCCGGECVNLAYDKRHCGSCGNKCMPGGYCIYGLCNYA